The following is a genomic window from Kineosporiaceae bacterium.
CCGTGACAGGTGCCGCACGTGCCCTGGCCGCACTGCGACGGCAGGACGAATCCTGCCGCCGCAGCGGCCTCGATCACCTGCTGCCCGTCGGGTACCTCGATGCGCAGGCTCACGCCGTCCGAGGTGACCAGATCGACGGGGTAGCGGGCGTCCCCTCCGGCGAGGCGGCCCCCACTCATGAGGCGGCGCCGGCCATGGCTGCCTCGAGGTCGGCCAGCGGGTCACCGATCGGGGCGATGTCGAACTTCTCGACCAGCACGTTCAGCAGCGTCGGGGTCAGGAACGCCGGCAGCGTCGGGCCGAGCTTGATTCCCTTGATCCCCAACGACAGCAGCGTCAGCAGCACAGCGGCAGCCTTCTGCTCGAACCACGACACCACCAGCGTCAGCGGCAGGTCGTTGACGCCACACTCGAACGCCTCGGCCAGCGCCGAGGCGATGCGGATCGCCGAGTAGCTGTCGTTGCACTGGCCGACGTCGAGCAGCCGCGGCAACCCGGCCACGGTGCCGAACTCGTGCCGGTTGAAGCGGTACTTGGCACAGCCCAGGGTCAAGATGACGCTGTCCTCGGGAGTGGCCTCGGCGAACTTCGAGTAGTAGTTGCGCCCCGGCAGCGCGCCGTCGCAGCCACCGATCAGGAAGAAGTGACTGATGGCACCGGACTTCACGGCGCCGACGACGTCCCCGGCGACGCTGAGCACGGTGTGGTGACCGAAGCCGATGGTGATGGTCTCCTCCGGGGCATCCTCGGCGAACCCGGGCAGCGCCTGGGCGGCCTTGATCGCCGGCGCCATGCCGCCGTCCTCGAGCGAGGCCAGGTGACGCACGCCGGGCCAGCCCACCGGGCCGGTGGTGAAGATGCGCTGCCGGTAGGTGGGCCGGGGCTCGATGATGCAGTTGCTGGTCATGATGATCGCGCCGGGGAACGTCGCGAAGTCCTGCTGCTGATCCTGCCAGGCACCGCCGAAGTTACCGGCCAGGTGCGAGAACGCCTTCAGCTGCGGGTAGGAGTGCGCGGGCAGTAGTTCACCGTGGGTGTAGACGTCGATGCCGGTGCCCTCGGTGGCCACCAGGATCGCGTGCAGGTCGCGCAGGTCGTGACCGCTGACCAGGATCGCCTTACCGGCCCGGGGCGTCACCCGCACCGGGGTGGGCGCCGGGGTGCCGAACGAACCCGTGTTCGCGGCGTCCAGCAGCTCCATGACCTTCAGGTTCAACGTGCCGAGGTCGAGCGCGTGGCCCAGCAGGCCGTCCAGGTCGGTCGGCTCTGTGGCCAGGTAGTCCAGCGAGGCCTCGACGCCGGCCAGGATCTCGGGGCTGGTGTGACCCAGGACGGCGGCGTGGTGGGCGTAGGCGCAGACACCCTTGAGGCCGTACAGGTTGAGCGAGCGGGCACCGATCACGTCCTCCCCCACCAGCGACAGGTGCAGGGTGATGCCGGCCTCGGCCGCCTGGGCGAGCAGCCCGTCGGTACCCTCGGCGGGCTGCCACGCCGCCGCTCCACCCAGCTGCTCGACCGGCACCCCGGCCGCGGCACACGCGGCCTCGTAGCCGGCCTTGACCCGGTCACGTACCTCGGCGGCCTCCCCGAGCAGCTGCACGAACCGGGTGGCGGTGAAGTTGACGTTGGTGAGCGTGGTGAACATCGCGAACATGGCGAACTCCGCGGCTGCGTCGTCCGGCGCCCCCAACGCCCGCGCCCGGGTGGCGTACTGGCCGATCCCCTTGACCGCGTGGACGAGCAGGTCCTGCAGGCCTGCGGTGGTCTCGTCCTTGCCGCAGGTGCCACGCAGCACCGAACAGCCGGGGACGGCGCCGGAACGGTCGGTCTGCTCGCACTGGTAACAGAACACGGTGAGGGTCCTCCGACAGGAGTAGGGACGGTCGACCGTTCGAACCTAGGCAGCCGGATCCGTCCGGGCCTTGACCCAGGTCAAGCCCTGACCAGGGCCACCTCCCCCGAGCTGTGTCGTGCCCCACACCCTGCCTCCGCCAGTGATCACGTTGAAGATCACGGTGAGGACTTCGCACCCAATTCAAGATCACGTTGAGCGGTTCCCTCGCATGAACGTGACGGAATCCTTCAACGTGATCTTCAACGTGATCATGAGTCAGGCTCGCGGGGGGGCTGTGCCCGCTGTGCCCGCTGCGCCCGCTGCGCCCACTGCGCCCGCGGGGCCTGGCTGGGCCTGGCTGGGCCTGGCTGGGCTCAGCAGGCGGAGGCGAGGCGCTCGGCGTCCAGCACGGTGATCCTGCGCCCGGCGACGTTGATCACCCCTGTTCGAGACAGCTCGCGCAGGGTGCGGGAGAAGGTCTCGGGTGTCAGGTTCAACCGCGAGGCGAGCACCGCCTTGGCCGCGGGCAGCGCGATCACCGAGGTGCCGTCAGCGGCATGGACGTCGGCCCGCAGCCCGAGCAGCAGACCAGCCACCCGTTGGGTCGCCGAGCGCAACGAGATCGACTCCAGGTCGCTGATCATCGTGTGCAACCGGATCGACATGCCGGCGAGCATCTGCCGTGCGAACAGCGGGTCGGCTCCCACCAGTTCGAGCACGGTCACGGCAGGGACGACGAGCAGCTCGCTGGGCAGCAGCGCCGTGGCGGTCACCGGGTAGGGACGTCCGGCGAACATCACGGCCTCGCCGAAGGTCTCGCCCCCCGAGATGATCTCGAGCACCTTCTCGCCACCGTCCGCGCCGGACAGGGTGAGCTTCACCTGGCCACCGACCACACAGAAGAAGGCATCGCAGGCCTGGCCGGCGACGAAGAGCACCTCGCCGCGCTCGAGGCGTCGCCAGCGACTGGCGCGCGCCACGGCGTCCAGCCCCTGGGGTGCCAGCTGGCTGAACAGCGGCAGCGAACCCAGGACCTGCCGGACGGCGGCGCGGGGGCGTCCGGCCATCGCTCACCCCTCTCGAGTTTCGGCATGTCGAGCGCACCAGGCGAGACCCTGCTCCACCTGGCCGGGCCCACTGCCCACCCTGACATGTGTCCCGGGGTACTTCCGCGGCATCGAGAGCCGACTCCGGTCACGGTGGTTACGGTGGGCAGGTGACTCTCCCCCATCCTCCACGGTCCAGCAATCGACGCGCCGTCGCCCTGGCGTCCGCCCTGGTCATCCTGGCAGCGGGCGTTCTGGTGGCCTATCTGCTGCGCGACCGCGGACGGTCAGGGGCGACGCCGACGCCTGCGTCACGGACGGGTGAGGTGCCCACGGCGGAGTCACCCGGTTCCTCGGCCAGCTGCGAGCCCGGGCGCAGCGGGCCGCTGCGGCTGGACACCCAGTTCACGGCGACCGACGGATCGGGCCAGGTCGTGCGCTACAGCATCAGCCTGCCGGACGACTACTTCACCGCCTGCAAGCGGTACCCCGTGCTGTATGCGCTGCACGGTAAGGAGCAGAACAACATCGGCTTCATGGACCAGACCCCACCTCTGCGCAAGGCCATGGCCGCCGGCGTGCTCGATCAGGCGATCATCGTCACCCCGGACAGCTTCTCGACGGGCCGGTGGGAGAACCGCGAGACCGGCCCCGCCGAGGACAACCTCGTCAAGCGACTGATCCCCTTCATCGAGCAGAACTACCGGGTCGAGGCAGGCCCCTCGCACCGTCTGCTGGCCGGGTTCTCGATGGGGGGGCATGGCGCGATGCGGTTCGGGCTGAAATACCCCGAGATGTTCGCCGCCGTCTGGTCGGTGGACGGCGCGATGGCCGACCCCGCCGACTACCTGCCGTTCGTCGAGGGCAAGACCAGCGCGGACTTCCACATCATCAGCGTCGGGGGCCAACTCAACGGGGCACGGGTGCAGGCTCTGATCGACGCCCTGAAGGCCAAGGGCATCGACATCCCCTACGTCTACCAGGATCGCGAACACGAGTTCGGTGCGTTCATCGACGAGGACGAGAAGGCCGGCTGGGTGGCGCTGAAGTTCCTGCAGCAGAACCTCGGCCGCGCGATGTGAGGCAGCGGTACACCAGGG
Proteins encoded in this region:
- the hcp gene encoding hydroxylamine reductase — its product is MFCYQCEQTDRSGAVPGCSVLRGTCGKDETTAGLQDLLVHAVKGIGQYATRARALGAPDDAAAEFAMFAMFTTLTNVNFTATRFVQLLGEAAEVRDRVKAGYEAACAAAGVPVEQLGGAAAWQPAEGTDGLLAQAAEAGITLHLSLVGEDVIGARSLNLYGLKGVCAYAHHAAVLGHTSPEILAGVEASLDYLATEPTDLDGLLGHALDLGTLNLKVMELLDAANTGSFGTPAPTPVRVTPRAGKAILVSGHDLRDLHAILVATEGTGIDVYTHGELLPAHSYPQLKAFSHLAGNFGGAWQDQQQDFATFPGAIIMTSNCIIEPRPTYRQRIFTTGPVGWPGVRHLASLEDGGMAPAIKAAQALPGFAEDAPEETITIGFGHHTVLSVAGDVVGAVKSGAISHFFLIGGCDGALPGRNYYSKFAEATPEDSVILTLGCAKYRFNRHEFGTVAGLPRLLDVGQCNDSYSAIRIASALAEAFECGVNDLPLTLVVSWFEQKAAAVLLTLLSLGIKGIKLGPTLPAFLTPTLLNVLVEKFDIAPIGDPLADLEAAMAGAAS
- a CDS encoding Crp/Fnr family transcriptional regulator translates to MAGRPRAAVRQVLGSLPLFSQLAPQGLDAVARASRWRRLERGEVLFVAGQACDAFFCVVGGQVKLTLSGADGGEKVLEIISGGETFGEAVMFAGRPYPVTATALLPSELLVVPAVTVLELVGADPLFARQMLAGMSIRLHTMISDLESISLRSATQRVAGLLLGLRADVHAADGTSVIALPAAKAVLASRLNLTPETFSRTLRELSRTGVINVAGRRITVLDAERLASAC